CTTGTCACCAGATTTACAATACCTGTCATACAATGGGAACCAGAGATCAGAGCCGGTCATTTTCAGTGCTATAATGATTAAGGTACACACCAAAGTTTAATAACGCGTCTTACAGTCGGTATGCCTACCCCAACACGTTATTATTTATGGCCATAATAGTTCATGAGTCAGGACGCCCGAACACGGTACCATTAACCCCCAATTGTTTCAGTTATCAAGTAATATGGATTATACCGAGTTCTTATATTTATAAGCAATCACATGACTCATTTATATAATACCCACTCCAAGTGGCATATTTGTCATACCCcaagttttaaaacaaaaataagtTAAGAGCATTTACCTTTTGCTAGCTTCCAACCGATAACGGTGAATTTAGCAAAAGCCGCAAGTCTAAGTATTATTGACCCAAGTCCGATTATCCGGGGGTTTCTGTAGTACGGAATGAACCGGATTAGTTATCTATTAGAATGTATACGGGTAATAGGTTAGTTCCTTAAATGACGCGTTACTTAAGAATATGTTCGTTTTTGCTAGGTTAAGCGTATCCATGATAGAATGTGGTTAAACCTATCTGAGTGTAGTTACTAAGTGGATAAAGGTTTATTAGGCAAACATTCTGTTTTTGAAAGGTTTTGAGAGGTTTTGACCCGTTACGCCTAGTTTATGCGAACTAGGTTTGCATAACTAGTTATGTGCGTAAAAGCGGGTTCGGGAGTTCGGATGGGTCTATGACAAGTCCAAgaattaaaaacatatttttagttGATGTATATTCTGTCCCTAAGTCAGATTGTAGTTTGGTTTAGTTTAAAACCATTAATTAGCTATTACGACCACATAAGGGCATTGTGGTCATTTTTAACAATATTATCAAGACTTGTCAATTAACCCATCAAACGAAATGACCATGTGgtataacttcagagagttatactcaacAATATTTTGGTCTCAAAGCAAGTTTAAAACAGGTCTTTAATGTTGACCAAATGGGTCAGAAtcaaaagtcaaagcagaagtcaaattGCTTGACTTTTGACATAGATTGATGTTCTAAACTGAATTGGACGAGTTGGGCATGCTAATAACAATTTATATAAGTTGTATAACTTGTGTATAAGTCAAAATAACTGAGTTATAAGTTATAAAAACCATTAATACCATTTATGAagttttaacaaaagtttgatttttacATTACATGCTTGACTCATCAATTTACCTATCAAATGTGATCATTAGTGGGTAAGACCTTTGATGCTTAATTCCCACATGTTCATGATCACATCTCAAAGTCTAATTcagactttgacttgaccaatttgGTCAGAAACTAAACTCAAACAGAAAGTCAGTTGTTtgactttaaacttaaattaactAAAATAAACATAAAAGAACTAGTAGAAACACTTACTTGGAAgtgttagagcagaagatgactGAGAATGGGAGTCTTCTTGTCCAGATGAGAGCTCAAAGAGAATGTTTTAGAGTGAGATTGAGAAGGTGTGATGAAAATGATCATAAGatcacctatttatactagtCAAATTGGTGGCAAATCAAGACAAGTGTCCCACCAGGTGTTATGGACATGCTTGGCGTCCTCCCAGGTGTTGAATGGAGGTTTAGAGTTGCAAGAATCGAAGATATGTGGCATATGGCAGCAATGGCAGGCCAGCTGCCAATTTGCTGTCGTTGGGCAACTCATACGGACCGTATGAGGTGAGCCATACGATCCGCATGAGCTTCTGGCGCCCACAACTTTTAAATGTCATGCGGACCGTATGGGCTGAGCCTTGCGGTGCGCATTAGGTGTCCAGAAGCCAAAAAAATAAATGTCTTACGGATCGTAAGGCATATGCCTTGTGGTCTGCATTGGACCTTCAAAAATTAAAAGTTTGGCATTTTGCCATGCTTGACCCTTCCACAACCAAACTTCCACATTTTTGCGCAATTAGTTCATCCCCTTCCACATAGTCAGGATTAGTTGGAGATTCGGGACACGTGTCGTGACATAGTTGGACGAaaattttcggggtgttacacctatggtaccattaccgcTACCATTACAGAGTGCCACCACCACTTGTTAGCACCACTAATCCACTACGATCGATGTCCCCAGTTCACAGTCAACCACCACCTCGTATCTTTTTCACACTTGCCTGATGGTGATGGTGATCGGACCTGAAGTTGCATATCTGAAATAGGTGAACAGGGGTGGGTATATTTAAGAATGAGGCCGGATCCGACAAGCGAGAGATGGTGTTGTCCGGCAAAAGTTATGGTGGGTTAGAGGGGCCAGAGACAAGGGGCAGGCGATAGTTCATAGTCGACGATGATTTGTGGCTAACAATGGTGGATTGAGAGAGATAGATGAGAGGGGAGATGATGGTGGTTACCGACGACGATGAGATGATGGTGCAAGCTGAACTGGTTCATGCTCGTTTGTTATAAAGTTTAAGTTTTTCTTGTAAAGTCTTGCTTTGCTGGTTCATGTGATTGTCGGTGTTCGGAGGTGAAGTGACGGTGATTTGCAGATGATGAATGGTGGTGAGATGGTGGAGGTTGGGGTATAAAAGAAAAGTGGGTGCGACCCACAATGCtttaaaacactgttttaattaaattattttttttaaataattaatggCAATATAGTAAGTAATTTAACATATACCTAACTAAGATATTTAGCATAGGTTAGTGATAAGGATCACCTGAGTGTAAAAATTACAACCACCGAAATCAAGTGTGTAATTACtgaaccactaggaccaagtctgcaatattTGTAAACTACATAGACAACAGCCATTTAACTCTAAACATTAACATCTAAACATTAACAAGGAAAAGAAAATTGTAAAGAACTTGAATGGAATCTGGGTTTATGAAGGGGTATGGTTCTAAATCTCGCACCAGAGCAGTCGCGAGTGACCATCACCATTATCAAATACTCCCACCAGCAAGGACTTATCTGcgtccgtgcgggcacgcgcgaacgCGGTTGGCGATTCCAATCGGTCAAGTGATGAGAATACTTACCTTGTGCATGAAAATGGAtgttttcgtcacgacaagggatgcggTAACAACAGTAGTTACCGCACATAGCGATACGGCtcagcaccgcatcctatacatATCTTCGTCAAAGCAAGGGATGCGGAAACAACTGCGGTTACCGCACATAGCGATGCGGCACAGCACCGCATCCTATCAACAATGCAAGTAGGATTGACACCTTGACTCAAGCGTCCAAAACAGCAAGTGGCACTGACAACGGTCACCTGTCCAGCCCACATGTATGCAATGCTGGCGAACAGACTGACAGCCACAGCAGGACGTGGCATCACCTCCGTGACCTACGCGCCTGagaagaagggattaaccctattcaacgagaccagtgaattaacctcttCTGGTTAACCACTCTTTCATAGGGCAGTTAATAAGGAAAAGAAAATTGTAAAGAACTTGAATGGAATCAGAGTTTAGATAGGGGAAGTGGATGACTATTACTAATAATGATTAGGGTTCAAGGGTGCCATATATATAAAGAACAATATCACACTTTAGTATCGTAATCTATTAAACAATAAAGTAACCCATATTAACTTCCTCCCATAACATCTCCATAAGTTTAACACAAAGTAAACCATATAAACCGAATATagatttgattaaaataaactcaAATCAACATCAAAGCACAAAAACAACAATATGTACCACTAATAACGGTACTATTAACGCTTGCATTTTCACACAGTTACTAAACACAACATAATTACATGACCTCATATATCGAAAAACATACTACGCAGAGAGAATTTGCACACTAGAAGGTGTGAGGTCCGAGCAGTCGTGTGGACCTTCCACAACTTGCCATCGGACCACAAAATCCAGCTTTCCATCGGTTGAGTTACCATTCAACCGATGAATAAACCCAACCGCCACATAGAGATTCCTTCCCGTAACATAAATCCTATCGTCGCAGCCATTCACCACAAACGGCTTACAAATCTGTTCGGGTAACGGAGCGCCATTAACCGTCTCCCACGTGTCATTACCCGAGTCATAAACCTTAAGCCTCGTCCTCTCATGTTCCGAAACCACAAACAAACGCCCAAACATCACCACACTCGACCCGGTCCATCCTTCCCTAAGACCCGTCGCCATACATTCCCACTTATCCGTCTTTGGGTCATAAACTTGACCCCTTGGCACAAAGTAAAAGGGCCAAGACCAACCTTCAGTCACAAACAACTTACCATCAACCACAGCTGCATCATAACAAGCCATACTCGCACCCATACTCGCAATCGGGCGCCACACACCCTCTTTCGGGTCCATAACCTCCCCCGAATCAAGCTCGAACCGGTCATTACCATTCCCTCCAGCCACATAAACCCTCCCACCAATCACCCCACCCGCGAAAAACATCCTCGGAgtaatcatcttcttcaacacaATCCATCTATCCGAATCCACATCAAACCTCATCCCCAAATTAAGCGGGCAATCGACTTCGGCCCCGACACCACCAAACACCA
This is a stretch of genomic DNA from Helianthus annuus cultivar XRQ/B chromosome 16, HanXRQr2.0-SUNRISE, whole genome shotgun sequence. It encodes these proteins:
- the LOC110918401 gene encoding F-box/kelch-repeat protein At1g30090 encodes the protein MQRVRMSSHHLDRFSEPDSCFEPLISGLPDDIALNCLLRLPVEFHSTGRTVCRRWCSLFGNKTRFFTKRKEMGFKDPWLFVFCFDKCNGKAQWHVLDLVHYSWHTIPAMPCMENDQKVSAHGFRCVSVPGERSLLVFGGVGAEVDCPLNLGMRFDVDSDRWIVLKKMITPRMFFAGGVIGGRVYVAGGNGNDRFELDSGEVMDPKEGVWRPIASMGASMACYDAAVVDGKLFVTEGWSWPFYFVPRGQVYDPKTDKWECMATGLREGWTGSSVVMFGRLFVVSEHERTRLKVYDSGNDTWETVNGAPLPEQICKPFVVNGCDDRIYVTGRNLYVAVGFIHRLNGNSTDGKLDFVVRWQVVEGPHDCSDLTPSSVQILSA